In Arachis stenosperma cultivar V10309 chromosome 1, arast.V10309.gnm1.PFL2, whole genome shotgun sequence, one DNA window encodes the following:
- the LOC130944365 gene encoding uncharacterized protein LOC130944365 isoform X3 — translation MDPDIARWVAEFHLRSSAPDSLVSKILKVLNLSGADPNLKKTLLLRTLRSQLCNASITETALEILEQIEAIDRNDAVPIIDSMRRAYCAVAVECTVKYLAASYDGTTSGKYLSAVTRIWRGRVEELEQRQSELFFDETARWRDDIEAALFDTRVSDRLKELNTRNDAFTEVRFYLQEVWETMGPSFLESVAEMTKNKGKTKGKGKELPNVILNPVPETRVVGCTTGVCRNASGAEQARDHDVDDNGDVDNDGSRCMDGVEVKRAEGSVDGTQEHAKKKKARGNPQLKRKPPAFRRCSRGVKMSSAEELGTERSRRKNDTVLSGEVKTARESLKSSSSELRALVNDPLPEALDIPDAVRSKLARKGTNHEQPMENHNGDADVRNSNTCRTTIPYQPNDAEHKKSASVEPNKTAHKRPNLMEPSGTSQTCEMWTTKDCFLHNKMVYIYNIFLPAWFGHSVCTCLYLFIGILVISLSLQWNDSIENMPNGMQPRRKKRKNRKWSSLEEVWCRKLENNSKFLQ, via the exons ATGGACCCTGACATTGCGCGGTGGGTTGCGGAATTCCACCTCCGTAGTTCCGCCCCCGACTCCCTCGTCTCCAAGATCCTTAAGGTCCTTAATCTCTCTGGCGCCGATCCCAACCTTAAGAAAACCCTACTCCTCCGCACCCTCCGATCCCAACTCTGCAATGCCTCAATCACCGAAACCGCTCTCGAGATACTGGAGCAAATCGAAGCGATTGACCGAAACGACGCCGTTCCGATAATCGATTCCATGCGCAGGGCCTACTGCGCCGTCGCCGTCGAGTGCACTGTCAAGTACCTCGCCGCCtcctacgacggcaccaccagCGGTAAGTACTTATCCGCGGTGACGCGTATCTGGCGCGGCCGCGTGGAGGAGTTGGAGCAGCGCCAGAGCGAGCTGTTCTTCGACGAGACTGCGCGATGGAGGGACGACATTGAGGCCGCACTTTTTGACACTAGGGTTTCTGATAGGTTGAAGGAGTTGAATACCCGAAACGACGCGTTTACTGAAGTTAGGTTTTATCTGCAGGAAGTGTGGGAAACAATGGGTCCTTCTTTTCTTGAATCGGTAGCAGAAATGACAAAGAACAAAGGAAAGACGAAAGGCAAGGGGAAAGAATTGCCGAATGTGATTTTGAATCCGGTGCCGGAGACTAGAGTGGTAGGGTGTACGACAGGTGTTTGCAGAAATGCCTCTGGTGCTGAACAGGCAAGGGATCATGATGTTGATGACAATGGTGACGTAGACAATGATGGTTCACGTTGCATGGACGGTGTGGAGGTGAAGAGAGCTGAAGGTTCTGTTGATGGAACCCAGGAGCatgcaaagaagaagaaag CAAGAGGCAATCCTCAACTTAAACGCAAGCCGCCTGCATTTCGTAGATGCAGTAGAGGAGTTAAAATGTCTAGTGCTGAGGAATTGGGGACAGAAAGGTCAAGGAGAAAAAATGATACTGTGCTAAGTGGAGAAGTTAAAACGGCCCGAGAATCTCTTAAATCAAGTTCTTCGGAGCTACGGGCATTGGTCAATGATCCTCTTCCTGAGGCATTGGATATACCTGACGCTGTTAGATCTAAACTTGCACGGAAAGGTACAAATCATGAACAGCCAATGGAAAACCATAACGGAGATGCAGATGTACGAAACTCAAATACTTGCAGGACTACTATTCCTTATCAACCTAATGATGCCGAGCACAAGAAGTCGGCTTCTGTTGAGCCGAACAAAACTGCTCATAAAAGACCCAATTTGATGGAGCCGAGTGGTACTTCTCAAACTTGTGAG ATGTGGACTACCAAAGACTGTTTTTTACACAACAAGAtggtttatatatataatatttttttgccTGCTTGGTTTGGGCATTCAGTTTGTACTTGTTTATATCTTTTCATTGGCATCTTAGTTATTTCTTTATCTTTGCAGTGGAATGATTCAATAGAAAACATGCCCAATGGAATGCAgccaagaaggaagaaaaggaagaataGAAAATGGTCTTCATTAGAAGAG GTTTGGTGCAGGAAATTGGAAAACAATTCAAAGTTTTTACAGTGA
- the LOC130944365 gene encoding uncharacterized protein LOC130944365 isoform X5 — MDPDIARWVAEFHLRSSAPDSLVSKILKVLNLSGADPNLKKTLLLRTLRSQLCNASITETALEILEQIEAIDRNDAVPIIDSMRRAYCAVAVECTVKYLAASYDGTTSGKYLSAVTRIWRGRVEELEQRQSELFFDETARWRDDIEAALFDTRVSDRLKELNTRNDAFTEVRFYLQEVWETMGPSFLESVAEMTKNKGKTKGKGKELPNVILNPVPETRVVGCTTGVCRNASGAEQARDHDVDDNGDVDNDGSRCMDGVEVKRAEGSVDGTQEHAKKKKARGNPQLKRKPPAFRRCSRGVKMSSAEELGTERSRRKNDTVLSGEVKTARESLKSSSSELRALVNDPLPEALDIPDAVRSKLARKGTNHEQPMENHNGDADVRNSNTCRTTIPYQPNDAEHKKSASVEPNKTAHKRPNLMEPSGTSQTCEMWTTKDCFLHNKMVYIYNIFLPAWFGHSVCTCLYLFIGILVISLSLQWNDSIENMPNGMQPRRKKRKNRKWSSLEEVTLRTGVQMLI, encoded by the exons ATGGACCCTGACATTGCGCGGTGGGTTGCGGAATTCCACCTCCGTAGTTCCGCCCCCGACTCCCTCGTCTCCAAGATCCTTAAGGTCCTTAATCTCTCTGGCGCCGATCCCAACCTTAAGAAAACCCTACTCCTCCGCACCCTCCGATCCCAACTCTGCAATGCCTCAATCACCGAAACCGCTCTCGAGATACTGGAGCAAATCGAAGCGATTGACCGAAACGACGCCGTTCCGATAATCGATTCCATGCGCAGGGCCTACTGCGCCGTCGCCGTCGAGTGCACTGTCAAGTACCTCGCCGCCtcctacgacggcaccaccagCGGTAAGTACTTATCCGCGGTGACGCGTATCTGGCGCGGCCGCGTGGAGGAGTTGGAGCAGCGCCAGAGCGAGCTGTTCTTCGACGAGACTGCGCGATGGAGGGACGACATTGAGGCCGCACTTTTTGACACTAGGGTTTCTGATAGGTTGAAGGAGTTGAATACCCGAAACGACGCGTTTACTGAAGTTAGGTTTTATCTGCAGGAAGTGTGGGAAACAATGGGTCCTTCTTTTCTTGAATCGGTAGCAGAAATGACAAAGAACAAAGGAAAGACGAAAGGCAAGGGGAAAGAATTGCCGAATGTGATTTTGAATCCGGTGCCGGAGACTAGAGTGGTAGGGTGTACGACAGGTGTTTGCAGAAATGCCTCTGGTGCTGAACAGGCAAGGGATCATGATGTTGATGACAATGGTGACGTAGACAATGATGGTTCACGTTGCATGGACGGTGTGGAGGTGAAGAGAGCTGAAGGTTCTGTTGATGGAACCCAGGAGCatgcaaagaagaagaaag CAAGAGGCAATCCTCAACTTAAACGCAAGCCGCCTGCATTTCGTAGATGCAGTAGAGGAGTTAAAATGTCTAGTGCTGAGGAATTGGGGACAGAAAGGTCAAGGAGAAAAAATGATACTGTGCTAAGTGGAGAAGTTAAAACGGCCCGAGAATCTCTTAAATCAAGTTCTTCGGAGCTACGGGCATTGGTCAATGATCCTCTTCCTGAGGCATTGGATATACCTGACGCTGTTAGATCTAAACTTGCACGGAAAGGTACAAATCATGAACAGCCAATGGAAAACCATAACGGAGATGCAGATGTACGAAACTCAAATACTTGCAGGACTACTATTCCTTATCAACCTAATGATGCCGAGCACAAGAAGTCGGCTTCTGTTGAGCCGAACAAAACTGCTCATAAAAGACCCAATTTGATGGAGCCGAGTGGTACTTCTCAAACTTGTGAG ATGTGGACTACCAAAGACTGTTTTTTACACAACAAGAtggtttatatatataatatttttttgccTGCTTGGTTTGGGCATTCAGTTTGTACTTGTTTATATCTTTTCATTGGCATCTTAGTTATTTCTTTATCTTTGCAGTGGAATGATTCAATAGAAAACATGCCCAATGGAATGCAgccaagaaggaagaaaaggaagaataGAAAATGGTCTTCATTAGAAGAGGTGACACTAAGGACTGGTGTACAAAT GTTGATTTGA
- the LOC130944365 gene encoding uncharacterized protein LOC130944365 isoform X9, giving the protein MDPDIARWVAEFHLRSSAPDSLVSKILKVLNLSGADPNLKKTLLLRTLRSQLCNASITETALEILEQIEAIDRNDAVPIIDSMRRAYCAVAVECTVKYLAASYDGTTSGKYLSAVTRIWRGRVEELEQRQSELFFDETARWRDDIEAALFDTRVSDRLKELNTRNDAFTEVRFYLQEVWETMGPSFLESVAEMTKNKGKTKGKGKELPNVILNPVPETRVVGCTTGVCRNASGAEQARDHDVDDNGDVDNDGSRCMDGVEVKRAEGSVDGTQEHAKKKKARGNPQLKRKPPAFRRCSRGVKMSSAEELGTERSRRKNDTVLSGEVKTARESLKSSSSELRALVNDPLPEALDIPDAVRSKLARKGTNHEQPMENHNGDADVRNSNTCRTTIPYQPNDAEHKKSASVEPNKTAHKRPNLMEPSGTSQTCEWNDSIENMPNGMQPRRKKRKNRKWSSLEEVTLRTGVQMYVLALN; this is encoded by the exons ATGGACCCTGACATTGCGCGGTGGGTTGCGGAATTCCACCTCCGTAGTTCCGCCCCCGACTCCCTCGTCTCCAAGATCCTTAAGGTCCTTAATCTCTCTGGCGCCGATCCCAACCTTAAGAAAACCCTACTCCTCCGCACCCTCCGATCCCAACTCTGCAATGCCTCAATCACCGAAACCGCTCTCGAGATACTGGAGCAAATCGAAGCGATTGACCGAAACGACGCCGTTCCGATAATCGATTCCATGCGCAGGGCCTACTGCGCCGTCGCCGTCGAGTGCACTGTCAAGTACCTCGCCGCCtcctacgacggcaccaccagCGGTAAGTACTTATCCGCGGTGACGCGTATCTGGCGCGGCCGCGTGGAGGAGTTGGAGCAGCGCCAGAGCGAGCTGTTCTTCGACGAGACTGCGCGATGGAGGGACGACATTGAGGCCGCACTTTTTGACACTAGGGTTTCTGATAGGTTGAAGGAGTTGAATACCCGAAACGACGCGTTTACTGAAGTTAGGTTTTATCTGCAGGAAGTGTGGGAAACAATGGGTCCTTCTTTTCTTGAATCGGTAGCAGAAATGACAAAGAACAAAGGAAAGACGAAAGGCAAGGGGAAAGAATTGCCGAATGTGATTTTGAATCCGGTGCCGGAGACTAGAGTGGTAGGGTGTACGACAGGTGTTTGCAGAAATGCCTCTGGTGCTGAACAGGCAAGGGATCATGATGTTGATGACAATGGTGACGTAGACAATGATGGTTCACGTTGCATGGACGGTGTGGAGGTGAAGAGAGCTGAAGGTTCTGTTGATGGAACCCAGGAGCatgcaaagaagaagaaag CAAGAGGCAATCCTCAACTTAAACGCAAGCCGCCTGCATTTCGTAGATGCAGTAGAGGAGTTAAAATGTCTAGTGCTGAGGAATTGGGGACAGAAAGGTCAAGGAGAAAAAATGATACTGTGCTAAGTGGAGAAGTTAAAACGGCCCGAGAATCTCTTAAATCAAGTTCTTCGGAGCTACGGGCATTGGTCAATGATCCTCTTCCTGAGGCATTGGATATACCTGACGCTGTTAGATCTAAACTTGCACGGAAAGGTACAAATCATGAACAGCCAATGGAAAACCATAACGGAGATGCAGATGTACGAAACTCAAATACTTGCAGGACTACTATTCCTTATCAACCTAATGATGCCGAGCACAAGAAGTCGGCTTCTGTTGAGCCGAACAAAACTGCTCATAAAAGACCCAATTTGATGGAGCCGAGTGGTACTTCTCAAACTTGTGAG TGGAATGATTCAATAGAAAACATGCCCAATGGAATGCAgccaagaaggaagaaaaggaagaataGAAAATGGTCTTCATTAGAAGAGGTGACACTAAGGACTGGTGTACAAATGTATGTGTTAGCTCTAAACTAG
- the LOC130944365 gene encoding uncharacterized protein LOC130944365 isoform X12, translating to MDPDIARWVAEFHLRSSAPDSLVSKILKVLNLSGADPNLKKTLLLRTLRSQLCNASITETALEILEQIEAIDRNDAVPIIDSMRRAYCAVAVECTVKYLAASYDGTTSGKYLSAVTRIWRGRVEELEQRQSELFFDETARWRDDIEAALFDTRVSDRLKELNTRNDAFTEVRFYLQEVWETMGPSFLESVAEMTKNKGKTKGKGKELPNVILNPVPETRVVGCTTGVCRNASGAEQARDHDVDDNGDVDNDGSRCMDGVEVKRAEGSVDGTQEHAKKKKARGNPQLKRKPPAFRRCSRGVKMSSAEELGTERSRRKNDTVLSGEVKTARESLKSSSSELRALVNDPLPEALDIPDAVRSKLARKGTNHEQPMENHNGDADVRNSNTCRTTIPYQPNDAEHKKSASVEPNKTAHKRPNLMEPSGTSQTCEVIVSLLSALI from the exons ATGGACCCTGACATTGCGCGGTGGGTTGCGGAATTCCACCTCCGTAGTTCCGCCCCCGACTCCCTCGTCTCCAAGATCCTTAAGGTCCTTAATCTCTCTGGCGCCGATCCCAACCTTAAGAAAACCCTACTCCTCCGCACCCTCCGATCCCAACTCTGCAATGCCTCAATCACCGAAACCGCTCTCGAGATACTGGAGCAAATCGAAGCGATTGACCGAAACGACGCCGTTCCGATAATCGATTCCATGCGCAGGGCCTACTGCGCCGTCGCCGTCGAGTGCACTGTCAAGTACCTCGCCGCCtcctacgacggcaccaccagCGGTAAGTACTTATCCGCGGTGACGCGTATCTGGCGCGGCCGCGTGGAGGAGTTGGAGCAGCGCCAGAGCGAGCTGTTCTTCGACGAGACTGCGCGATGGAGGGACGACATTGAGGCCGCACTTTTTGACACTAGGGTTTCTGATAGGTTGAAGGAGTTGAATACCCGAAACGACGCGTTTACTGAAGTTAGGTTTTATCTGCAGGAAGTGTGGGAAACAATGGGTCCTTCTTTTCTTGAATCGGTAGCAGAAATGACAAAGAACAAAGGAAAGACGAAAGGCAAGGGGAAAGAATTGCCGAATGTGATTTTGAATCCGGTGCCGGAGACTAGAGTGGTAGGGTGTACGACAGGTGTTTGCAGAAATGCCTCTGGTGCTGAACAGGCAAGGGATCATGATGTTGATGACAATGGTGACGTAGACAATGATGGTTCACGTTGCATGGACGGTGTGGAGGTGAAGAGAGCTGAAGGTTCTGTTGATGGAACCCAGGAGCatgcaaagaagaagaaag CAAGAGGCAATCCTCAACTTAAACGCAAGCCGCCTGCATTTCGTAGATGCAGTAGAGGAGTTAAAATGTCTAGTGCTGAGGAATTGGGGACAGAAAGGTCAAGGAGAAAAAATGATACTGTGCTAAGTGGAGAAGTTAAAACGGCCCGAGAATCTCTTAAATCAAGTTCTTCGGAGCTACGGGCATTGGTCAATGATCCTCTTCCTGAGGCATTGGATATACCTGACGCTGTTAGATCTAAACTTGCACGGAAAGGTACAAATCATGAACAGCCAATGGAAAACCATAACGGAGATGCAGATGTACGAAACTCAAATACTTGCAGGACTACTATTCCTTATCAACCTAATGATGCCGAGCACAAGAAGTCGGCTTCTGTTGAGCCGAACAAAACTGCTCATAAAAGACCCAATTTGATGGAGCCGAGTGGTACTTCTCAAACTTGTGAGGTAATCGTGTCTTTATTATCTGCATTAATCTAA
- the LOC130944365 gene encoding uncharacterized protein LOC130944365 isoform X2, producing the protein MDPDIARWVAEFHLRSSAPDSLVSKILKVLNLSGADPNLKKTLLLRTLRSQLCNASITETALEILEQIEAIDRNDAVPIIDSMRRAYCAVAVECTVKYLAASYDGTTSGKYLSAVTRIWRGRVEELEQRQSELFFDETARWRDDIEAALFDTRVSDRLKELNTRNDAFTEVRFYLQEVWETMGPSFLESVAEMTKNKGKTKGKGKELPNVILNPVPETRVVGCTTGVCRNASGAEQARDHDVDDNGDVDNDGSRCMDGVEVKRAEGSVDGTQEHAKKKKARGNPQLKRKPPAFRRCSRGVKMSSAEELGTERSRRKNDTVLSGEVKTARESLKSSSSELRALVNDPLPEALDIPDAVRSKLARKGTNHEQPMENHNGDADVRNSNTCRTTIPYQPNDAEHKKSASVEPNKTAHKRPNLMEPSGTSQTCEMWTTKDCFLHNKMVYIYNIFLPAWFGHSVCTCLYLFIGILVISLSLQWNDSIENMPNGMQPRRKKRKNRKWSSLEEVTLRTGVQMYVLALN; encoded by the exons ATGGACCCTGACATTGCGCGGTGGGTTGCGGAATTCCACCTCCGTAGTTCCGCCCCCGACTCCCTCGTCTCCAAGATCCTTAAGGTCCTTAATCTCTCTGGCGCCGATCCCAACCTTAAGAAAACCCTACTCCTCCGCACCCTCCGATCCCAACTCTGCAATGCCTCAATCACCGAAACCGCTCTCGAGATACTGGAGCAAATCGAAGCGATTGACCGAAACGACGCCGTTCCGATAATCGATTCCATGCGCAGGGCCTACTGCGCCGTCGCCGTCGAGTGCACTGTCAAGTACCTCGCCGCCtcctacgacggcaccaccagCGGTAAGTACTTATCCGCGGTGACGCGTATCTGGCGCGGCCGCGTGGAGGAGTTGGAGCAGCGCCAGAGCGAGCTGTTCTTCGACGAGACTGCGCGATGGAGGGACGACATTGAGGCCGCACTTTTTGACACTAGGGTTTCTGATAGGTTGAAGGAGTTGAATACCCGAAACGACGCGTTTACTGAAGTTAGGTTTTATCTGCAGGAAGTGTGGGAAACAATGGGTCCTTCTTTTCTTGAATCGGTAGCAGAAATGACAAAGAACAAAGGAAAGACGAAAGGCAAGGGGAAAGAATTGCCGAATGTGATTTTGAATCCGGTGCCGGAGACTAGAGTGGTAGGGTGTACGACAGGTGTTTGCAGAAATGCCTCTGGTGCTGAACAGGCAAGGGATCATGATGTTGATGACAATGGTGACGTAGACAATGATGGTTCACGTTGCATGGACGGTGTGGAGGTGAAGAGAGCTGAAGGTTCTGTTGATGGAACCCAGGAGCatgcaaagaagaagaaag CAAGAGGCAATCCTCAACTTAAACGCAAGCCGCCTGCATTTCGTAGATGCAGTAGAGGAGTTAAAATGTCTAGTGCTGAGGAATTGGGGACAGAAAGGTCAAGGAGAAAAAATGATACTGTGCTAAGTGGAGAAGTTAAAACGGCCCGAGAATCTCTTAAATCAAGTTCTTCGGAGCTACGGGCATTGGTCAATGATCCTCTTCCTGAGGCATTGGATATACCTGACGCTGTTAGATCTAAACTTGCACGGAAAGGTACAAATCATGAACAGCCAATGGAAAACCATAACGGAGATGCAGATGTACGAAACTCAAATACTTGCAGGACTACTATTCCTTATCAACCTAATGATGCCGAGCACAAGAAGTCGGCTTCTGTTGAGCCGAACAAAACTGCTCATAAAAGACCCAATTTGATGGAGCCGAGTGGTACTTCTCAAACTTGTGAG ATGTGGACTACCAAAGACTGTTTTTTACACAACAAGAtggtttatatatataatatttttttgccTGCTTGGTTTGGGCATTCAGTTTGTACTTGTTTATATCTTTTCATTGGCATCTTAGTTATTTCTTTATCTTTGCAGTGGAATGATTCAATAGAAAACATGCCCAATGGAATGCAgccaagaaggaagaaaaggaagaataGAAAATGGTCTTCATTAGAAGAGGTGACACTAAGGACTGGTGTACAAATGTATGTGTTAGCTCTAAACTAG